A single region of the Oryzias latipes chromosome 19, ASM223467v1 genome encodes:
- the LOC101155150 gene encoding probable phosphatase phospho1 — MSAPTSAAPPARFLVLFDFDETIIGENSDHAAVRTLPDQQLPAWLRNSYREGHYNEHTQKILAYMADQGVSKESIRSAVEKIPPAPGLLNLFQFLRSHQHDFELVVVSDANTYFIETWLQHAGVRELFRKIFTNPASFDASGRLVLLPFHSHSCPRCPDNMCKQTILREYVRGRQKERGGVPFQRVFYVGDGANDVCPTQALGPQDTAFPRRDFPMHQLLLDMQQSANFKANMVPWVSGEDIVESLRKILGER, encoded by the coding sequence ATGTCGGCACCTACATCAGCAGCTCCACCCGCACGCTTTTTAGTTCTGTTTGATTTTGACGAGACCATCATTGGTGAAAACAGCGACCATGCGGCGGTGCGAACCCTGCCGGATCAACAGCTCCCCGCCTGGCTGAGAAACAGCTACCGCGAAGGCCACTACAACGAGCACACGCAGAAGATCCTGGCCTACATGGCAGACCAGGGCGTCTCCAAGGAATCCATCCGCTCAGCTGTGGAGAAGATCCCACCTGCTCCCGGCCTTTTgaaccttttccagtttctgcGAAGCCACCAGCATGACTTTGAGCTGGTGGTTGTCTCCGACGCCAACACGTACTTCATTGAAACCTGGCTGCAGCACGCTGGGGTGCGCGAGCTTTTCAGGAAGATTTTCACCAACCCGGCCAGCTTTGACGCCTCTGGACGCCTCGTGCTTCTCCCCTTCCACTCACACTCCTGCCCCCGCTGTCCCGACAACATGTGCAAGCAAACGATCCTTCGGGAGTATGTGAGAGGCCGGCAAAAGGAGCGCGGCGGAGTGCCCTTCCAGAGAGTGTTTTACGTCGGAGACGGAGCCAATGACGTGTGCCCGACTCAGGCTCTGGGGCCGCAGGACACTGCCTTCCCCAGGAGGGACTTTCCCATgcaccagctgctgctggacaTGCAGCAGTCGGCCAACTTCAAGGCAAATATGGTTCCATGGGTCAGCGGTGAGGACATCGTGGAATCTTTGAGAAAAATACTGGGGGAGAGATAA
- the LOC101154905 gene encoding gap junction gamma-1 protein, with product MSWSFLTRLLEEIHNHSTFVGKIWLTVLIVFRIVLTAVGGESIYYDEQSKFVCNSGQPGCENVCYDAFAPLSHVRFWVFQIILVATPSLMYLGYAVNKIARAEEQVDGGGVSGFSQRKRKKPYLAGRKQHRGIEEAEDDNEEDPMIYEVTEVESDAGAAKADSERHIKVKARHDGRQRIKEDGLMRIYVLQLLARALLELAFLCGQYALYGFAVPASYVCSDLPCPHSVDCFVSRPTEKTIFLLIMYSVSLLCLVLNIWEMLHLGIGTICEIMQSRQLPLPHNDLYKLTQRNGALNEGQAYSSYPFTWNAPSAPPGYSIDIKSLLVTKENHNQHLPISDLTNAKMACRQNHANIVEEERREYTKNDENLCNAGRANAVKHVPKEVGQPQIKLKADNQVYSRQQNYSNNQSKPNRERRLRQASRHASSKASTDSSSTGSSSKYGMIKGSEWI from the coding sequence ATGAGCTGGAGCTTCCTGACTCGCCTGCTAGAGGAAATTCACAATCACTCCACGTTTGTGGGGAAGATCTGGCTCACCGTCCTCATTGTTTTCCGGATAGTACTGACAGCAGTGGGCGGCGAGTCGATCTACTACGATGAGCAGAGCAAGTTTGTCTGCAACTCTGGCCAGCCGGGCTGCGAGAACGTCTGCTATGACGCGTTCGCGCCGCTCTCGCACGTCCGCTTCTGGGTCTTCCAGATTATTTTGGTGGCGACTCCTTCGCTCATGTATCTGGGTTATGCTGTCAACAAAATAGCTCGGGCCGAGGAGCAGGTGGACGGTGGGGGAGTGAGTGGGTTTTCGCAAAGGAAACGTAAGAAGCCCTACCTCGCCGGCAGAAAGCAACACAGGGGCATCGAAGAGGCTGAGGATGACAACGAGGAAGACCCGATGATCTATGAAGTGACAGAGGTGGAGAGTGATGCCGGAGCAGCAAAGGCAGACAGCGAAAGACACATAAAAGTCAAGGCCCGCCACGATGGGCGACAGCGTATCAAAGAGGATGGGCTGATGCGCATTTATGTCCTCCAGCTGTTGGCCCGTGCTCTGCTGGAGCTGGCTTTCTTATGTGGACAGTATGCTTTGTATGGATTTGCTGTTCCTGCTAGCTACGTTTGCTCTGACCTGCCCTGCCCACACAGCGTGGATTGCTTTGTCTCGAGGCCTACTGAGAAGACAATCTTTCTTCTCATCATGTACAGTGTCTCCCTGCTCTGTCTGGTACTCAACATATGGGAAATGCTTCACCTAGGCATAGGTACCATCTGTGAGATAATGCAGTCCCGCCAACTGCCACTACCTCATAATGACCTCTACAAACTCACCCAAAGAAATGGAGCTCTCAATGAGGGTCAGGCGTACAGCAGCTACCCTTTCACCTGGAATGCCCCTTCAGCTCCACCAGGGTACAGCATAGACATCAAGTCTCTCCTGGTGACAAAGGAGAACCACAACCAACATCTACCTATTAGCGATCTCACCAACGCGAAAATGGCATGTCGACAGAACCACGCAAACATTGTTGAGGAGGAGCGTCGAGAGTACACCAAAAATGATGAGAACCTGTGCAACGCCGGGAGAGCAAACGCCGTCAAACATGTTCCTAAAGAGGTCGGTCAGCCTCAGATCAAGCTGAAGGCAGACAATCAGGTCTACAGCCGGCAGCAGAACTACAGCAACAATCAGAGCAAACCGAACCGCGAGCGCAGACTCCGGCAGGCTTCCAGACACGCTTCCAGCAAGGCGAGCACGGACAGCAGCAGCaccggcagcagcagcaaatacGGCATGATAAAAGGTTCTGAGTGGATCTGA